One Dromiciops gliroides isolate mDroGli1 chromosome 3, mDroGli1.pri, whole genome shotgun sequence DNA segment encodes these proteins:
- the LOC122746493 gene encoding 40S ribosomal protein S12-like, producing MDVNTTLQEVLKTELICNGLTSAICEAPKALNKHQSHLCVLASNCDEPMYIKLVEALCAEHQIKLIKDDDNKKLGEWVGLCKIDREVKPLKVVGCSCVVVKDYGKES from the coding sequence ATGGATGTTAACACCACTCTACAAGAAGTGCTGAAGACTGAACTCATCTGCAATGGCCTAACTAGTGCAATTTGTGAAGCCCCCAAAGCCTTAAACAAACACCAAAGCCATCTTTGTGTTCTTGCTTCCAACTGTGATGAACCTATGTATATAAAATTGGTTGAAGCCCTGTGTGCTGAGCACCAAATTAAATTGATCAAGGATGATGACAACAAGAAGCTGGGTGAATGGGTAGGCCTCTGTAAAATTGACAGAGAGGTGAAGCCCCTCAAAGTGGTTGGCTGCAGTTGTGTTGTTGTTAAAGACTATGGCAAAGAATCTTAG